AAGGACGTCAAAGGCCTGAAGCTACGGAACATCAAGACCAACGTCGCGGAGAATCTGCCCCTGTCGGGCCTGTTCCTTGGCATCGGTCATGAGCCGAATGCGAAGGCGTTTCGCCACCAGATCGATCTGGACGATGACGGTTACATCAAGACCGTGAACAACGTCTTCTGCACACTAAATGGGCAGATTGTTCCCGGCGTCTTCGCCTCCGGCGACGTGCAGGACCGCCGCTACCGCCAGGCCATCACGGCTGCCGGCACCGGCTGCATGGCCGCGCTGGAAGTTGAGAAGTTCCTCGAAGAGCACGGAAGGTAATCGTAGGACGTTGGGGCGGGCCATCCAATTGCTGTCAGTCAGCGCCGGGAGCAGATTTTCCTGAGCTCTAGGAGCGAGGAGAGAACTGTAGCTGGTCTACTGGAACGACGAGCGACAACGAGATCAGGAAATCGGGGTCCCCAGTCAGCTTTGCTGGCTGGGGTGAAGAAAATCTGCCCCGGCCCTTCGGGTTGCGGCGCAAATTCGCCCATACTTCGTTGTCGGCCTCGACTGTGGACCCGCCACAGCCTTCGACCTCCGCCTCGTATGAACAAATTTGCGCTCGCAACGCTGCCGACAGAAACTGGATGGCCCGCCCCCAGGCCGCGATATCCTGTCGGCACCTTTAGAGCATTTTCCCTGTTGCTGGGTATCCCGGAAGAGGAGTGCAGCGGCGTTTTCATTGCGGAAAACGCCCATAGATTCGGATGCCCTTACTCTACACCTGCAGGGAAAATGCTCTACGGAGGTCCCTTCATGGAGATTCGCGGCCTTTGTCCGCTTCTGGGAGTCTTCGATATGCCGCGGTCGGTGCGGTTCTACTGTGACAACCTCGGTTTTGAGATCCATCAGCGTTCCGCGACCTACGCGGTCGAAGACGGCGTAGAGCTCTTTCATTGGGCATGGCTCAGGCGCGATGATGCGGAACTGATGCTGAACACCGCTTACGACGAAGGCCAGCGTCCCGACCTGGAAAATCTCATGCGCGTCGCGGCTCACCAGGACACCACGCTTTATCTCGCCTGTCCGGACGTGGACGGCGCCTATGAAGAGCTAAAAGCAAAGGGTGTCTCCTGTGAGCCTCCGCAGACGGCCTGGTATGGGATGCGGCAGCTAAGCATGCGTGATCCGGATGGATTCGGAGTTGTACTTCAGTGGAGGGCAGAGTAGCTATGGCGGTACAAACTGGACGCTACACCGCACAGATCGAAGGCGATTTCGTCGTCTTCCTGATCGGCATGCGCATCAACTCGCTATGGGCTGTGCACAAATGGATGCCGGTCACGCAGACGATGCCGCGCATGCTGAAGGAGCTCTATCGCCAGCCGGAGCTCGGCTTTCTTCGGCACGAAATCTTCCTCGGCTGGCGCATGCTGATGACGGTACAGTACTGGCGCACCTTCGACCAGCTTCATGCCTATGCCCATGCCCGCGATCATGAACACCTGCCGGCATGGGCCGAATTCAACCGCCGCGTGGTGAAGAGCGGAGCTGTGGGTGTCTTTCATGAGACCTACCTGGTGAAGGCCGGACAGTATGAAGCCATTTATTCGGATATGCCACGCTTCGGTCTGGCCAGTGCTGGACAGCATGTGCCTGCGATAGGACGGTTGAATACGGCTCGGGAGCGATTGCAGTCAGATTAGATGAGTTTTGAATTCCGGGGCTTCCTTACCCGCCCTAGCGTTGCGAGGGCGGGGCACCCCGGGTGGGACAATATCGTTCGATAAAAAGGCGGATCGAGCTAAGCTCGATCCGCCTTCGTTTTTATCCAGCAACCAGGAACTACTTCGGTGGCATTCCTGCTTCCGTGGCCTTCTTATCGGCCTTGTCCTGGGCCTTGTCGGCTTTCTTCTGTTCGCTGGAATCCAGCTGCTTCCGCTTGGCCTTATCAGCCTTTGCCTGGGCCTTCTCGGCCTTGGCTTCCTTCTTCAGCTGCTTCTGCTCCTGTTTATTGGCTTCCTGGCGGGTTTGCTGGCTGGTCTCTTGAGCCAAGCCGGCCAGGCCCAGGCTCAGGGCACACCCCAGTACCGCAGCGCGTGTCATGTAGGTCATCTTCCACCTCCGTGCGACCTCATAAGACGCGTATTGCACCATTTGTGCTGCCCAACTTAGAAGCGGTGGAACATGAAAAAGGCGGCGCCTACCAGACATCCAAAGGCGGCGAAGTAGTTCCAGCGCAGCCTCTCGCCGAAATACAGCACGGCGAAGACGCCGAAGACCGACATGGTGATGACCTCCTGCAGCACCTTGAGCTGTTCGGGAGAGAACTTGCCGGCGCCGATGCGGTTAGCCGGAACCTGCAGGCAATATTCAAAAAAAGCAATTGCCCAGCTTATGAGAATCACCTTCCACAGCGCGGCGTCGCGATGCTTCAGGTGGCCATACCAGGCGATAGTCATAAAGATGTTCGAACCAATAAGAAGCAGAATCGTCCACATACGTTCCTCAGATGCAAAACTAGAGATATGTCCATCGTAGAAAACCTGGAGCGCGTCCGCGAACAGATCGCCGCAGCCTGCGCCAAGGCAGGCAGAAGCGAAGCCGATGTCGCCCTGATGGCCGTCTCCAAAACGCATCCCGCATCGGCGATCGAAGAGGCATATGCCGCGGGACAGAGACTCTTCGGCGAGAACCGCGTGCAGGAGTGGGAGGCAAAATCCGCGCAGCTCTCGCTGCCAGGCCTGGAGATGCACCTCATCGGCCCGCTGCAGTCCAACAAGACCAATAAGGCCGCAGGACTGTTTCATACGATTGAAGCTGTCGATTCGTTACGCATCGCACAACGGCTCGACACAGCCGCACAGGCTCTTGGCCGCAGGCTTCCGATACTGATAGAGATCAAGCTCTCGCACGAAGACTCAAAGCACGGCATGGCTCCGCAGGAACTTCCTGCCCTGCTGGAGGCGCTGCCTGCGCTGAGCCATGTGATTCCGGTCGGCCTTATGACAGTGCCGCCGTTGGATGCCCAGGGCGAGGAGGCACGTCCCTACTTCCGCCGTCTGCGTGAGCTACGCGACCAGGCACAAACCAGGATCGCTACCCTCACTCATCTCTCCATGGGGATGTCGCATGACTACACCGTAGCGATTGAAGAGGGCTCCACCTGCGTTCGGGTGGGAACAGCCATCTTCGGTGAGCGGGAGTACTCGCAGCCGTGAGCCTGCGACTGCAGCAGAGCGGCGAGGATTGCCTGCTTCCGGTCCGGCTCCATCCCGGAGCCCGGCGCAACGCCATTACCGGCGAGCACGATGGAGCCCTCAAAATCGCATTGACGGCACCTCCCGTGGACGGCAAAGCCAACGAAGCCCTATTGCGCTATCTTGCTGAAATACTGGGAGTTTCTCTGAACCGGATAGAGTTGAAGAGCGGCCAGACCAGCCGATCCAAAATGGTTTTGATCACATGCATCCGGGCCGAGGAGGTCGCAGCAAAGCTGACACCGGCCACGTATACTTAGGGGAAGAGCAAGCCCAAATCCCGATTGCGATTTGCGAATCGCCATTCTTCATTCGGAGACTTTTTTCATGCAATTTCGCCGTCTGGCTTGCGGCGCTGTATTTAGCGCCCTCCTCCTGATGCTCTTTGGCTCCCGCACAGCGGCACACGCCAACGACCTCCCCACCGGCATAAATCCGGTTCCCAGCCGCCCTCTCGAGCAGTACCGTCTGCGTCTGCATCATCTGCATACCGGCGAGGACATCGATGTGGTTTACAAGATCGGCAACGAGTATGTCCCCTCGGGCATCGCGAAGCTGAACGGTTTTCTGCGGGACCATCGCACGGGCGATATTGCCCACTACGACCCGAAAGAGTTTGACGTGCTGCACACGCTGCTTGCCCGGCTCGGACGGCCCAACAACGTGATCGATATCGTCTGCGGCTATCGCACGCCGTGGAGCAATAACTTCCTGCGCGGCCGCAACGCGAATACGGGCGTGGCAAAGAACTCGCAGCATGTGCTGGCCAAGGCGATCGATATCCGGGTTCCGGGCATCACCACCGCGAGACTGCGTCAGGCGGCGCTGAGCCTGCATGCCGGGGGTGTTGGGTATTATCCGGTGTCACAGTTTGTGCATGTGGATGTGGGACCGGTGCGGCAGTGGACGTACGGTACGGCGCATAACGATTGACGAGTTTGAGCAGGTGGGAGCAGCGGGCTTCAGCCGGCTGATTTGAGTAGTACAACACAATGGGCTTTAGCCTGGGCCTTATCTGTCTCTCCTGAAAGGCCCAGGGCTAAAGCCCAACTTTATTTTGAGCCTGTAAACCGTGGGCTGAAAGCCCACGGCTCCCACCGGATCGAGCTTCACTCGATACCACTTTTCGCTTCGCGAAAGAGTGGAGAACAAAGCGGGTCCTTCGCCCTTCAGCGCTTTAAACGGTCTCTCCTGGTGCGGTCTTGGGCTTTACCTCTTCTTTGAACCAGGGATAGGGATAGCCCTTGCGCAGGACATCTTCGAGCTGTTTGTCGTACTGGTAGACATCGTCGTAGAAGTGGATGTCTCCATCTTCCGCGACCAGCGCCGTGGCATAGAAGATCACCACCGGAAGCGGCTGCTTCAGCACAACCGTCTTGTTGTCCGGACCATTGTTCATCGCGTCGTGGATCTTCTCTTCCGTCCACTCCGGCTGATCCTTCAGAACCCAGTCAGCAAGCTTCTCCGGTTCCTGCAGGCGGATACAGCCATGTGAGAAGTCGCGCTTGGAGTTGGCGAAAAGCTGCGTCGCAGGCGTGGAGTGCATGTAGATGTCGTACTGGTTGGGGAACATGAACTTCACCAGACCGAGCGAGTTCTTCGGGCCCGGCTTCTCGCGGACGATCACGCGGCCTTGTGCGATGGAGTCAGCGTTATAACTCGTCACCGGCTGGCCTTGCGCATTCACCACTTCAAAGTTCTTCTTTCCCAGATATCCGGGATCTTTCGCGACGTGCGGAGCGATCTCCTTGCGCGCAATGTTGGTCGTCACCGTCCAGTAAGGACGGAAGACGATGTATTTCATCTTCTGCGTGAAGACCGGCGTCTGGTGCTGACCGATGAACTGCCCCACGACGACGCGCATGCTGAAGTCGAGCTTGTGGGTTGCGGGGTCATGCACACGCAGAACAAACTCCGGCAGGTTCACCTGCAGCGGCGCCTTAAGAAACTCGTCAGGAAGCCAGCGCCACCGTTCCAGTGTGTCCTGGAACTGGTGAATCCTTGCTGCCGGAGAGATGTTCAGCGCTGCAATGGTCTGTGGCCCCAGTTTGCCATTCTCTTCCAGGCCATGGCGGTGCTGGAAGTGCTTCACGACATCCGCGACCTCAGCCGTGTAGGCATTTCCCTGCGGTGCTCCGCCCTCAGAGACATCGCCGAGGATCGTGAGCCGCTGCCACATGGCCTGCAGGCCGGAATACTCGCCACCGGGCAGAATCGGCTTCGCGATGGCCGGCAGCGGATCCCACTGTGGATTTGCCTTCGCCATATCGATGTATTTGCCGAGAGCCTCCTCGGTCGCGCGGTACTGGTCGCTGTTGGGCTCGACCAAGGCGATCTGCGAGGCGACATCTTCGGAGTCGACGACGTTTTCCGCGAGGAAGGTCGGCAGATCATAACGCTTTCCGAGGGCGTTGACGTCAAAGTCGAAGTGCTGAGGATTGACGCGGCCAATGTGGAGGTCGCTGATCAGGCGCATGGTGCAGACCGTCATCGCGATATCGAACTTTGCCAGCTCATCGTCCGAGGCGGAAGACATGCCGGCCAGGCGCTGCTGCCAGCGATCGGCATCGTAGTCTTCCGGGTTCAGTCCCTTGTGATCGATCGTCTGGAAGAGATGGATGACATCCGTCGTTGCCTTTACCGGCTTCTTATCGCGTGTCCACGCCAGGCGATATTCGCGCATGGCATAGAAGTTCTGTACGTAGTTCTTGTAGTCGGTGTAGTTGGGCCAGCGCAGCATGGGCAGATTGCCGGTGGCGTCCAACTGCTGCAGCTGATTGGAGTAATCCGGGGAGAAGGTCTCGAGCGTCTTGCCGACACCGTGCTTTCGCTTACAACCACCTGCTGTTACCAGAACCGCGATCATTGCCGCGGCAAACACACGACCACCCAGGACTCTACCGTTCACACAGCCTCCGTGCTGCATCTGTTCCCTTACGATGCCATAAGTGGCCCTATTGTCAGCCAGAGAAAACGGTGCGGCCTTCCAAAGACCCACCGGCGGGTAAGAAAAGGCATTCGATCCACAGTGCTTCCGCTACACTGTCGTGACACCGTTTGCTATGAACCTGTATGCCATCGTTCTGGGCACTATCGTCGCGACCCTGCTGACCGTCTCCTTCACCCGGCTTTCCAAGGTGAAGACGAAGGCAGATTTCCTGGTTGCAGGCCGCTCCCTTCCCGCCTTTGTTCTGGTCTTCACCCTGCTCTCCTCGTGGATCGGCTCAGGCTCACTTCTTGGCGGCGCTGAGAATGCCTATAAGCACGGCTTTGTTGCCCTGTGGCAGGGTGGCGGCGGATGGGCAGGGCTGTTCCTGATCTACTTCATCGCTCCCCGAGCACGGAAGTTTGCGCAGTTCACCATTCCCGATCTTCTGGAGGCACGCTACAACCAGACAGCCCGCGTGCTGGGAGTGATCGCCATTCTGTTTGCCTTTACCGCCATTACCAGCTACCAGTTCATCGGCGGCGGCGACATTCTTGCGCTGATCTTCCCAGACACGATCTCGCCGATGCTGGGCCGGTATATCATTGCCGCCTTCGTGATCTTCTTCACCGCGATTGCGGGGATGTCTTCGGTGGCTTACACCGATCTGGTGATTGGCTTGCTTGCGACCGTCTCACTGGTGGTCTCCTTCCCGCTGCTGGTCCATACGGCAGGAGGATGGGGCGCCGTGCATGCGGCGTTGCCGGCGAGCTACTTCACCCCCCTGGGTGACTTCTCCCTGATCCAGGCGCTGGAGATCTTTCTGCCGACCTGCCTGCTGATGCTGGGCAACCAGTCGATGTATCAGAAGTTCTTCGCGGCCAAGAGCGAGAAAGACGCCAGGGTCGCCGTGGTGGGCTGGATCATCGGCACCGTCATCCTTGAGACTGTGATCGTGGCGCTGGCGATCGTGGGAAATGTCCTGGCAAAGCAGAGTGGCTCGCTGCCCTATCCGCGCGAAATTCTGGCCTTTACAGCCCTGCACTCGCTGCCCAGCCTGCTGGGGGCTGTGATGATGGGCGCTATCTTTGCCAAGGTAATCTCCACGGCAAACAGCTTCCTGTTCTCGCCTGCCACCAACCTGATCAACGACATCTATGTACGCTATCTTTCTCCGGATGCGTCTGATAAGAAAGTATTGATTGTCTCGCGGCTGACAGTGGTTTTGCTGGGCGGGTGGGCTCTCTGGCAGGCTGTCGGCATTACCAGTGTCCTGGCCAAAACGCTCTATGCCTATACCATTTACTCAGCGGCGTTGACGCCGGTGATTCTGGCGGCATTCTTCTGGCAGCGTGCGACCGCTGCCGCGGCTGTCGCATCCATTGCAGCGGGTACGGTAGTGACCGTCTCGTGGGATACGGTCTGGGTGAAGCATCTGCTTCCACAGGCCATTGCGGAACGAGATGCAATTTTTCCTGCATTGCTGGTTTCACTCCTGTGCCTGATCGTTGTAAGCTACCTGACGCCGCCACCGGATAAGGAACACTTAGCTCGGTTATCGGCTTAAAATTTTCGTGTGGGAGTCACATCCCGTATTGTTTTCTCAGCGTCTATTCGTGCATTCACGAGAAACGACCCCCAACCTAACCCCATCCCAAAAGGACGAATCATGGAACTGAACGAAAACCTCCTGATGCAACCCGCCACCCACGACTTCGTACCCGAAGGCCTGCTGGCCCTCAACGCCGCCGAGATGTGGCAGGCCGCCCCCGTGACCGACGACGATGACGATGAGGATGAGGATTACGACGAAGACGAAGACGAGGATGATGAGGACGACGACGAGGACGGCGATTACGAGGACGAAGAAGACGACGACGCCGAGGATGAGGATGACGACGAGGACGAGTACGATGAGGACGGCGACGACGAGCCCGAGTACGAGGACTACGACGACGATGAGGAGGATGAGGAGGATGACGACGACTACGAATAGAGCATCCAACGAATTGCCATGTCGAACGCAAAGCCGAATCTACTGAAGGGCCTGCTGGCGGGTGTCGCCGCAGGCCTTGTCGCTACCGCTGCTAAGGGCCTCGTCGAGAAGTTCTATCCCCCGCACACGCACGGCGAGTTGGAGCCGTCGGAGCTTCTGGTGGAGAAGCTTGCGGGTCACCACCTCTCCCCTTCCACCAAAGCCACTGCGGCACAGACGATCCACTGGGGTTTCGGCGCACTGGCCGGCGGAGCCTATGGAATGCTCGCGGAACTCTATCCCGCTGCCACAGCGCGTAACGGAGCACAGTTTGGTGTCGTCCTCGCCACCCTGACCCATGAAAGCGCCTTTCCGAAGCTGGGTCTGGCAGCCGAACCGGAAGATCAGGATGTGCGTGAGCAGAGCAGCGAGATGATCTCCCACGTTGTGTACGGCGTGGTGACAGAGACGGTCCGCTCCGTGGTACGCCGCGTTCTCTAAGATGCCCATTGGTCGCCTGACGATCGAGCTTCACATCGAACATGCGCAGTCCCTGAAGGACCGCCGCCAGGCCGTGCGCTCGCTTAAAGACAAGCTGCGCCACGGTTTCAATATCGGCGTGGCAGAACTGGATGACGCCAGCCTGTGGAACCGCGCAACCATTGGCGTTGTGGCGATCTCGGCTTCGCGTGATTACGTGCTCGGCCTGCTGCAACAGGTGGAAGATGCGGCACATCGGCTGGCGCCGGGTTTGGGGGCTGAGATTCTGGATGCTTCGGCGGATTTGATGGAGGAGTAAGGGGTGGGTGAGGTCGAGACTTTACTCGGACCCATTTTTGTCATCCCGAAGGGATCTGTTTTTTGTCTTTACCCAGGGCTGAAAAACGGGTAGAGAAGCAGATTTCTCCGCTCCCTTCGGTCACTACGAAATGACAAACAAAACGAAGGCCGGCTCTAAGAGCCGGCCTTCGTTTCTGCCTGAGGCGGGATTTACTTCTTGCTCTTTACGGCGATGACTTCGATCTCCAGGGCGGCGCCGGGAGCGACCAGGGCCGCTACCTGCACGGCCGAGCGGGCCGGCTTGTTCGGCTGATCCTTGGTACCGAAGTACTTTACGAACTCAGAGTTCATTGCGGCGAACTCTAACTTGCCGGTCTTGGGATCGGCAGCCAGGAAGACGGTCGCCTTCACGACATCACCCATGGTCAGGCCCTGGGCCTTCAGCTGCGCGTCGATCTTGGCCAGCACTGACGCAGCCTGAGTCTTGGTGTCGCCGTAGTCGGCCGGGGTGCCCTTGGCCGGGTCAGCCGGGGTTACGGGCGAAGGAAGCTGGCCGGAGAGGTAATAGATGTCGCCGGCCCAGACGCCAGTGGCGATGAAGCCCTTGTCGTCCTGGATATGCTTGACTGTGGTCTGCGCGTGAGCGGTGGTGGCGGCAGCGGCGGCCAGGGCGAGAGCGAGGATGGTCTTCTTCATGCGAGGTCTCCTGAAAATTCGTTCACAAGGAAAACGGGGCGAGCCTGAATGGCCCGCCCCTGGTTATCTTAGGCGCTTACCGTGTCAGAGTGCTTTCCGCCGAGGCGGGCCGCCTTCACGTGGTCGCTGATCATCTGGATGGCGCGGCGTCCGCTTCCGGCGGCGCCCTCCTGCCAGCCCACCACGTGCGAGGTGTGGTCACCGGCGAAGTAGATGGGGCCATCGTTCTGCGTGATGGTGGCGTAGTCCGCCTTGGTGATGGCGCCGATCCATGAACCCTCATTCCACTTCACGTGCTTCCAGCCGCAGAAGACGGGCTTGGAAACCAGCTTGCCGTAGCCGGGGTGCATCTTCTCGATGGACTGACGCGACGACTCAAACTTCTCGTCCATCGACAGTTTGTTGAAGCCGTCGATCGCCTCATCCTGGTAGCCGGCGCAGATCATGCCGGGGCCATCGGAGAAGAGGTTGTTTGAGGGGTACCAGATCGGCTGCGGTCCTTTGGCCAGGAAGCTGAGGCCGCCGTAGATGTTGAAGTCCTTCTCCCAGAAGCGGGTCGAGGCTTCCCACGGCACCTTGTAGGAGCCACGGTAGGAGTCGGCAGCGCGGGAGACGGTGGCCTTTACCTCGGGCGACAGGTCCGCCTTGATCTTGTTCAGGATCGTCAGCGGCATGGCGCAGACGCAGTAGTCGGCCTCGATGGTGCGCTGCACGCCGGCCTTCTCGTAGACAACCTTCACACCCTTACCGGTCTTAGTGATCTCGGTGACCGGACAGTTGAAGTTCACGATGGGGCCGAGCGACTTGGCCAGGGCATTTGAGATCTGCTGCATGCCGTTGACCGGCTGCATCATGGTCGCCTGCCAGTCCCACTGCTCTTCGTAGAGCTCGGCGCTCCAGAAGTTGCCGTCCAGAAGCGCGTGCATCGGGATGGGCTCGCGGTTGACGATCATCTCCTGCGGGCCGGCGCCAGGATACTGGGTGACGTCGGCGCGGTCAGAGCCGGTGTACTTGTTCTTGCCGTCCAGCGGTCCCCACAGGTGCATGATGTCGGCCAGGCGCTCGCGGTCCTGCTTGGTGAGCTCGGAGTCGAGAGACCCGCCGTTCAAAGCCTTGGTCAGCAGTTCAGCCACTTCACCACGGGTGTCATTGATGACCTTGCGCTGGGTGTAGGGCTTGCCGCCGTTGACCTTGTCGTTCTGCAGCAGCGTGGAGCGGGAGGTGTTGACGCAGACCTCCATCGGCACCTTGAGCTCGCGCACATAGTGCAGGATGGTGCCGTGCACCGAGGGGATGCGGGCGGGACCCATATTCCAGTACAGGCCGGGAGCCCAGTTGATGTTCTGCTTGGTGCCGTCGACGAACTCAAGAACGTCGCCGCCGCGGGCCGAATAAGCACGGCCGCCGGGACGATGGCGGGCTTCCAGAACGGTAACGTTGTACCCGAGTTTACGAGCCTCGTAGGCAGTCACCAAACCGGCGACGCCGCCGCCAAGGACAACGATGCTGACACCTTTACCCGCACCGGTTGTGGCCTTAACTTGCTCAGCCTCAACTTCTTTCATCGGCATCAGGCCGAGAGCTTGCATGGTGACAACTGCAGCGCTGAAACCGCCAGCCTGCCCTACGCGCGTAAGGAAATCGCGCCGTGTAATACCCATGGGAAAAACACTCCTTTAGTTGCGACTGACCTTGGAGATGAAGCTGGTCCCCACGCAGATGGACGAATCCCCCGACGAGGAAAACCAAGAACTGTAGCCCGATGGAAACATCCTATAGGAATGAGGACTGATTGAATAATCGAATAATTGAATCACCAGCCCGAAGGGCTGGTGATTTGATGATTGAAGGAATTGAATGATTGAATAATGGCCACTTAACCCGAGTTGGAGTTCCTCAGATAGCCGGCAAAGCCTGTGAGTTGGCGGCCGACCTCTTCGATCAGCTCCTCAAGTTGGCTGGACAGCTGCTGATCGCCAAATTCCAATAGCCGAGCAATCGTAAGTTGAGTCTGCAGCTCGTTATTGGAGCCCCGGGCCATCACAACGTAACGATGGAAATCGGTCCGCCCTCGCGCGCTTCCTTCCGCAATATTGGAAGCAGTTGAGACGCTCGCCCGCCGCATCTGCGCAGTCAGGCCGTATAGCTCTTCTTTGGGGTAAGTCCTGGTGACACGATAGGTCAGTTCTGCGAGCTCAACAGCTCGCTGCCATACGGGCAGCTCTCGATAGGATTTCGGCATTCACGAGATTCTGCCGAAAGCGAAGATTTTATTCAATCATTCACTCATTCCATCATTCAATTTTCTGGCATTCCGGGCACCAATACGTCGACCTCGCCTGAATTCCTTGTTTGCGCGAGAGGATGGTGGTGCCGCAGCGGCGGCAGGGTTCTCCTGCTCGGCCGTAGACCCAGAGGCGTTCTTCGCGGTCGATGCGGCGGGTGGTGCGGCGCGGGCCGGTGAAGGTCACTATGTCGCCTCCAGCACCGTCTTTGATGTTGGCCTGCATGTAGCGTTGCGCGTGGTCGGCGAGATGCAGCATCTCTTCTTCGGTCATCGTGCTCATCTTGCGGAAGGGATGTACCTGTGCGGTAAAGCACACTTCTGACTTGTAGACATTGCCGAGCCCTGCCATTACCTGCTGATTCAGAAGGACGACAGCGACCTCATCTTCAGGATGCGAGGCGGCTCGTGCCTTGAGACGCTCCAAGCCGGTTTGCGGCGTGAAGTCTGCGTCCAGTACATCCGGGCCGAGCTTGGTCACAGACGTATGGCGTGCAAGCGACTGGGAGGTATGGAATTCAGCGATTGGGACATTGAACGCTACCGCCTCGAAACCGGCAACACCCAGAATGAGGCGCATGTCTTTGCGTGGCCGCCACCAGCGCTCGCCTGGACGATAGATGTGCCAGGAGCCGCTCATCATCATGTGTGTGAGCAGGATTAGATCACCGGAGAGGTAGATCAACAGCCACTTTCCGCGCGACTCTACCTTTTCGACAACTCGGCCGGTGATGGATGCATCGTCATGGACACGCTGCAAAGGAGCCAGTGCGGTTTCAAAGCGTGTGACCGTCTTACCGGTCAGCGCTTTAGTCAGAGCTCGTGCAGCGCGGAAGATGGTATCGCCTTCAGGCATACGGATCAGTACTCAGGTGAATTGCTGGACAGGAGCAAGTTGCTTTCGGAGATTGAAACCCATCGGCGCGGCAACGAAACCTGCTTCCAGCAAAGCTTTTGCTATCGAGCTCTCCGCCACAGGCACGCCATTGACCGTAGCGATCAGCATGCCTGCGCGCGAGCGATGTTCATCGCCTTCTTCTTTACGGCCGACGACGGCGGCGAAGAATTGCGCGAGAGATCGGGCCATCTGTGTGCGCGCCGGTTCTTCTTCAGGGAGGAAGACCTGCACATTCGGATTACCTCGGCGAAGATAGGCTGCCAACGCTCCATCGCAAAGAACGACACGCCCGCCGACAGAACGTGTCAGAGTGCTGGCTGCATCGGGAGCCGCAGGCCAGCGCAGCAAGGAACCGTAGGGATTAGCCGGATCAGTCGCGGCCAGGAGCAGCA
This genomic window from Terriglobus albidus contains:
- a CDS encoding Rid family hydrolase, which encodes MKKTILALALAAAAATTAHAQTTVKHIQDDKGFIATGVWAGDIYYLSGQLPSPVTPADPAKGTPADYGDTKTQAASVLAKIDAQLKAQGLTMGDVVKATVFLAADPKTGKLEFAAMNSEFVKYFGTKDQPNKPARSAVQVAALVAPGAALEIEVIAVKSKK
- a CDS encoding flavin monoamine oxidase family protein, coding for MGITRRDFLTRVGQAGGFSAAVVTMQALGLMPMKEVEAEQVKATTGAGKGVSIVVLGGGVAGLVTAYEARKLGYNVTVLEARHRPGGRAYSARGGDVLEFVDGTKQNINWAPGLYWNMGPARIPSVHGTILHYVRELKVPMEVCVNTSRSTLLQNDKVNGGKPYTQRKVINDTRGEVAELLTKALNGGSLDSELTKQDRERLADIMHLWGPLDGKNKYTGSDRADVTQYPGAGPQEMIVNREPIPMHALLDGNFWSAELYEEQWDWQATMMQPVNGMQQISNALAKSLGPIVNFNCPVTEITKTGKGVKVVYEKAGVQRTIEADYCVCAMPLTILNKIKADLSPEVKATVSRAADSYRGSYKVPWEASTRFWEKDFNIYGGLSFLAKGPQPIWYPSNNLFSDGPGMICAGYQDEAIDGFNKLSMDEKFESSRQSIEKMHPGYGKLVSKPVFCGWKHVKWNEGSWIGAITKADYATITQNDGPIYFAGDHTSHVVGWQEGAAGSGRRAIQMISDHVKAARLGGKHSDTVSA
- a CDS encoding four helix bundle protein; its protein translation is MPKSYRELPVWQRAVELAELTYRVTRTYPKEELYGLTAQMRRASVSTASNIAEGSARGRTDFHRYVVMARGSNNELQTQLTIARLLEFGDQQLSSQLEELIEEVGRQLTGFAGYLRNSNSG
- a CDS encoding Fpg/Nei family DNA glycosylase; translation: MPEGDTIFRAARALTKALTGKTVTRFETALAPLQRVHDDASITGRVVEKVESRGKWLLIYLSGDLILLTHMMMSGSWHIYRPGERWWRPRKDMRLILGVAGFEAVAFNVPIAEFHTSQSLARHTSVTKLGPDVLDADFTPQTGLERLKARAASHPEDEVAVVLLNQQVMAGLGNVYKSEVCFTAQVHPFRKMSTMTEEEMLHLADHAQRYMQANIKDGAGGDIVTFTGPRRTTRRIDREERLWVYGRAGEPCRRCGTTILSRKQGIQARSTYWCPECQKIE